DNA sequence from the Phocoena sinus isolate mPhoSin1 chromosome 9, mPhoSin1.pri, whole genome shotgun sequence genome:
ccttttcacaggctgcaagttcatagttcccattgtttttgtgtctgcccccagtgggtaaggttggttcagtgggttgtgtaggtttcctggtgaaagggactggtgcctgtgttctggtgaatgaggctggattttgtctttctggtgggcaggaccgtgtccagtgctgagtttgggggtgtctgtgaacttattatgattttaggcagcctctctgctaatgggtggggatgtgttcctgtcttgctggttgcttgtcatggggtgtccagcagtggagcttttggttgttgagtggagctgagtcttaacgttgagacagagatctctgggagagctctcacgattgatattacgtggggccaggaggtctctggttttccactgtcctgaactcggctttcccacctcaaagcctcaggcctgacaccctgctggagcaccaagaccctgtcagccacacggctcagagtgaaaagggaaaaaaacaaaagaaagaaagaaagcaaataaataaagttattaaaattaaaaaatttttaaatattattaaaataaaaaagtaatttaaaaaaagaagagagcaaccaaaccaataaataaatccaccagtgataacaagtgctaaaaactatactaaggtaaacataaaaatcagaatctagtcagtcacatacagcaaaccccaagtctacagttgctcccaaagtccacctcctcaattttgggatgatttgttatctattcaggtactccacagatgcagggtacatcaagttgattgtggagatttaatccgctgctcctcaggctgctgggagagatttccctttctctttgttctcacagctcctggggttcagctttggatttcggcctgcctctgcgtgtaggttgcctgagggtgtctgttctttgctcagacaggacggggttaaaggagcagctgattcggggtctctggctcactcaggctggggggagggaggggtgcagaatgcggggcaagcctgtggtggcagaggccggcgtgacgttgcaacagcttgaggtgcgccatgtgttctcccggggaagttgtccctggatcacgggaccctggcagtggtggctgcacaggctcctgggaggggaggtgtgaatagtgacctgtggtcgcacacaggcttcttggtggcagcagcagcagccttagcgtctcatgcctgtctctggggtccgcactgatagctgtggctcgcacccatctctggagctcgtttaggcggtgctctgaatcccctctcctcacgcacctcaaaacaatggtctcttgcctcctaggcagctccagacattttcccagattccctcctggctagccgtggtgcactagccccattcaggctgtgttcacgcagccaaccccagtcctctctggggtctgacctccgaagcccgagcctcagctcccagcccctgtccgccccagtgggtgagcagacaagcctctcaggctggtgagtgctggtcggcagtgattctctgtgcgggaatctccccgctttgccctccgcacctccGTTGtagtgctctcctctgcggctccgaagcttcctccTCCGCTACCCGCAGTCTCTGctcacgaaggggcttcctagtgtgtggaaacctttcctccttcacggctccctcccactggtgcaggccctgtccctatccttttctctctgtttattcttttttcttttgccctacccaggtacatggggagtttcttgcctttggggaagcctgaggtcttctgccagcgttcagtaggtgttctgtaggagttgttccatatgtagatgtatttctgatgtgtttgtggggaggaaggtgatctacatgtcttactcctctgctatCTTGAAGCGTCCTTATAgagttgttttaaataaaagggaaagaaaaataaaatgaaggatatgAGACATCATATTTTAGCTTAGCAATAAAGTAAAGCAATGCATATAggcattttgtttttacttttttaaattgataagCTTCTCTTTATTTGATATTGTTCAGATACTTTTAGCCAAGACATCCCCTCCAGCACTGTCATGGCCagtaatgaatgaatacattctaTTCcttctttgcaaataaaaatgagttCAGGCACAAGAACTCACTGGTTTCTCCTAAAAATATTTGTCAGATCTTAGAAATGGTTACCAAAAGTCCTCTGCCAGTAGAAGGAGGAGAAATGGCAAAGGAATAAAAGTTTCCACCAAACAGTGACTGAAGCTTAGAAAATGTAGATATGTATTTTAGATTTCTTTGTTTTGGGAACATCAGTAGAACAAAAACTCCTCCACAAGTGATAAGagtatatttcatatttcttaaaaaaaaaaaacctcataagGCCAAAGCGATAAAAGAAGCTTGTATTATCTTCATACTTTGCTCAAAACTCTTACTCCCAGTAAAAATTGGAATTTTGGCTTCTTTTATGTTTATAGTTGTCTCAAACTTCCCTGTTGCCCTTTCCATACAGGCaaaacatgtaatttttaaaagataaaattaaatctgTAAACAGCACAGAAGCTTGGAACGCACACCAAAAAAGTTTAAATCCTTATGTTTATAATTGGGGGAAAATAAAGTTTTGAGGTAAAGGAgggttatctttttcttctttatttgaaaCATCCAAAAgctgttttgttatttatatacTCAGGATTGTTTTGTAGGCAGTTTGTTTGTCGTCATGTTATTCTTCACTTGTGGCAAGTTCACCTGGGAATTTTTGTTTGGGATAAATATCGCATCCATCCCCATTTGTCAGGTTTTGGGGTTCCTTTGCCCTATTACTCAATGTGTCTTTGCTCTTGGAAGTCAATTTAATCTAATATCAGACTGCCAAaactacacacacatgcacacacacagaacttTCCAAGCCTGAACCCAGAGCTCTGACACAGGATAGCATAGTGTCATCATAGTATGGGTAAGTGGGTATCCTCTGGAACCATATTCCTGGTTCAGATTGTGGCTCTACAGCTTACTTCCTGTGTAATACTCACTTAAATGAGCTAACTCATCTGTGccagtttcttcttctataaaatgggaatagtaacaatatgtaattattattactttaaaaattattatttatatctatGAACCAGACCGATTCATAATGTGCCTCAACCTACTTTGCTGTTAAGGCAGCATTATTGTCAGAGTAAGACAACTCTTTGCATCCAGTTTCTAAAGCTGAAAGATTTATGATGACTATAAGCGAATATAATAGGCAAAAACTAAAAGCAATCTTTATAGTAATAGCTACCATTTGATTGACTATCTCTGTATGCCAGGTACTTAATGCAATCTGTGTTGCTTCTCATATTTCATAGCTGAAGTAACTATACCTTAGATAAACTATTTTAACTAagggcacacagctggtaagtgggcAGAGTCAAAATCAAACCTGGGATGGCCTGAATCCAATGCCCATGCTCCTTCTACCATGCCATGTAATCCTGTATTAAactatatatacttataataagGCTCCGTGAAATAATTCTGAAGCACATCCACCCACATAGGATTTTAGGTAGTCTGTTCCTCAGGATCCTCAGATCCTAGCCAGGCACTGTCAAAACTAACCCCTCACTGAGTCCTGTTCCTGACAACTGGTTGGGGCCCAAAGAGCTGGTGTTTGGAAGACAGGGGAAGAAGTGAAATTAAATCTCAAGTttgaattttgaggggaaaaagtGAATCTAAAGTATTGCATATTTCAAATGTGTGCATAAACTCCAAGTATCGTCCTGTGAAGGAGCCACCTGAACAATGTCCTGCCCCTGATTAGAAATGATCTGTTCTAATATGTAGATAATGAGCTTGCAGAGTCTAAGTAATCTTAAGTCTTCTGTCTAATGTTGCTTAGAACTTTCATGCAAAAATGGTGTgaagattttattaaaacaaagcaataaaTTCCTTAGGTAACTTACAGAATGGTCACTTCATGGACTGCCAAAAATGAAGCAGTTTTGTGTTAATGTCATGAAGGataaattaagtgaaaacaaaacaagttgaccattaaaagaaatgaataatttgGTCccatgtgtgtatatgcatgtgtatacacacacacacacacacacacacacacacacacacacacgtacacatactcATACTTACGCATGTATAGAACTTTGCCTCTCTCTAAACAGTATGTTACATGGTACATTAACAGGCTCTGGCTGAGTCCATTAAAATACTAAAGCCTGATTTTTCACAGGGTCATTACTATAATGGAGCAGATGACTAAGGAGCAAGCTCATAAGTAAAACGGATGATCTAGTTTAGCCAGtatttatttactgagcaccaactaAATGCAGGCTCTGTTCTAGATGCCTGGGATACATGTGAACAAATCAGCCAAAGGTCCCTTTGGAGCTCACCTTCAAGTTTACAATCATGATCAATCATTGTAGAccagcttaaaataaaattacatgtgtATACTTCTGAGAATCCAGGAGTGGTGATAAGCCTGGAATTTAACAATTATTCATTCCCTTCCACCTTCACATTTTTGGAATGAAGTCAACGATTTAATCAATGCTCACTCTGGTAACGTTCTTGACTTGTGCTATCAGCTGTGTTCTGATCCCTGGACCCTGTCTCCTCTAAAGAAGCTGGAGGCAGCGTGCACTGAGAGCCCTTAGCTGGAGTATGGCGGCTGGTTAGCCTTTGCCCAGAGATATCCacaagggcagggcagggagcagCTATTTCTTCGTCTCTCGTAGAAAGTACAAATGCATTGGCAGAAAGCAGAATCACATTAAAAAGATAGAACAGacacaaaaattattattataaatgcatTCTTGGATTCTGCAGTACTCTCTATTAAGCCAAATGAgtcatctctttccttttttcctttaaggtGTCCAAATGTTGTGAAGAAGTAAGGGATTATGTTGAAGAAAGATCTGGGGAGGATCCATTAGTAAAGGGTATCCCAGAGGACAAAAATCCCTTCAAGGAGCTCAAAGGAGGCTGTGTGatttcataaaaaaaattttttttaattccatggaATATCTTGAGCTTTAATGACATACTGTTTGGTCATATGTAATACTACTATTAAGCAtgtacatgaatttttaaattataaatatgagcatttaataaaatttggACTGTGATAATGCATAAGTCTATGCTTTTcttaaagtacttagcacagagtTTAACACATAATTgacaacaaatattgattgaccCATTTCTTTAAcaataatatgttttataaatgagtCTATATTATTCTGGATGCCAGCATATAGTTAATGTTTTATGTTTCTCCATTACCCTTTCAGCACTCTTAATTTCATGGTTAGACTTGTATTTTCCCCAACCTTTCACTTACTTAGAGAATTAAGAAATCTATTGTTTTGGTTCACAGAAAACCTATCTTGGCAGAATGTATGCTGTGAAGAGTTTTGTTGTTgatgttctg
Encoded proteins:
- the GNGT1 gene encoding guanine nucleotide-binding protein G(T) subunit gamma-T1, encoding MPVINIEDLTEKDKLKMEVDQLKKEVTLERMLVSKCCEEVRDYVEERSGEDPLVKGIPEDKNPFKELKGGCVIS